From Nicotiana tabacum cultivar K326 chromosome 15, ASM71507v2, whole genome shotgun sequence, the proteins below share one genomic window:
- the LOC107770930 gene encoding pentatricopeptide repeat-containing protein At3g06430, chloroplastic, producing the protein MTTNSFSLSSSSSLFSSALLPPAGGNLRRLLHFRQPLTITAATSSSVAFPKKKHWKQGEYPGFTEQTGSHNKKRTPIKNIKKKLDRKNNATAWVNTVTEALSDHIDKKQWLQALQVFEMLKEQPFYQLKESTYMKLLVLLGKCGQPGQAQQLFDSMIEEGLELTTELYTALVGAYCRSNIIDQAFTILHQMIELPYCQPDVYTYSILIKACVDASRFDLVESLYEQMAERSVVPNTVTQNIVLSGYGRAGKYEEMEKVLSGMLESTSSRPDIWTMNTILSLFGNKGQIEMMEKWYEKFRSFGIDPETRTFNILISAYGKKRMYDKMSSVMEYMRKLSFPWTTSTYNNVIEAFSDIGDAKHMEYTFDQMRTEGVRADTKTFCCLIRGYANADLFPKVINTVQLAGKLEIPENTSFFNSVIYACAKAEDLVEMERVFKRMKDKQCRPDDATYSVMVDAYTKEGMTDKIYDLEQEKQMMSVSKFNDSVSGDEKQELMPT; encoded by the exons ATGACGACCAATTCCTTTTCTTTATCTTCCTCATCTTCTCTCTTTTCCTCAGCTCTACTTCCTCCCGCCGGCGGTAACCTTCGCCGTCTCCTCCACTTCCGGCAGCCACTCACTATCACCGCCGCCACTTCTTCTTCAGTGGCATTTCCAAAGAAAAAGCACTGGAAACAAGGTGAATATCCTGGTTTTACTGAACAAACTGGGTCCCATAACAAGAAAAGAACACCTATTAAGAATATTAAGAAaaaattggacagaaaaaataATGCTACAGCTTGGGTTAATACTGTTACTGAAGCTCTTTCTGATCATATTGATAAAAAACAATGGCTTCAAGCGCTTCAG GTATTTGAAATGCTAAAGGAACAACCCTTTTATCAATTGAAAGAAAGTACGTACATGaagcttcttgttcttcttgggaAATGCGGGCAACCAGGGCAAGCACAGCAACTTTTTGACTcaatgattgaagagggattggAACTCACTACAGAATTATATACAGCCTTGGTTGGTGCTTACTGTAGAAGCAACATAATTGACCAGGCATTTACAATTCTTCACCAGATGATTGAGCTCCCTTATTGTCAGCCAGATGTTTATACATACAGTATATTAATTAAGGCATGTGTGGATGCATCCCGATTTGATCTGGTTGAGTCTCTTTATGAACAAATGGCTGAACGTTCCGTAGTTCCTAACACCGTCACTCAAAATATAGTCTTGAGTGGTTATGGGAGGGCAGGGAAATATGAAGAAATGGAGAAAGTGCTTTCAGGAATGCTTGAGAGCACGAGCAGCAGACCTGATATATGGACAATGAACACTATTCTGAGCTTATTTGGCAACAAGGGGCAGATTGAAATGATGGAGAAATGGTATGAAAAATTTCGTAGTTTTGGTATTGATCCAGAGACGCGAACATTTAATATCCTTATTAGTGCTTATGGGAAGAAAAGGATGTATGATAAGATGTCATCGGTGATGGAGTACATGCGTAAACTCTCATTTCCATGGACAACATCAACTTACAACAATGTCATCGAGGCGTTTTCAGATATAGGTGATGCAAAGCATATGGAGTACACATTTGATCAAATGCGTACTGAAGGCGTGAGAGCCGACACCAAGACATTTTGCTGTCTCATTAGAGGATATGCAAATGCAGACCTTTTTCCTAAGGTGATCAACACTGTCCAATTAGCAGGGAAGTTGGAGATCCCTGAAAACACTTCTTTTTTCAATTCTGTTATTTATGCTTGTGCAAAGGCAGAGGACTTAGTGGAGATGGAGAGAGTTTTCAAGCGAATGAAAGATAAGCAATGCCGACCAGATGACGCAACTTACTCTGTTATGGTTGATGCATATACGAAGGAAGGTATGACAGACAAAATCTATGATTTGGAGCAAGAAAAGCAGATGATGTCTGTCTCAAAATTCAATGACAGTGTTAGTGGTGACGAGAAGCAAGAGTTAATGCCTACTTGA